The following proteins are encoded in a genomic region of Gimesia algae:
- a CDS encoding UDP-glucuronic acid decarboxylase family protein has protein sequence MNSVLVTGGAGFLGSHLCDRLIEQGREVICLDNFFTGSKRNIAHLIGHPRFELIRHDIVHPFYLEVSEIYNLACPASPVAYQYNPIKTIKTSSVGMVNVLGLAKRCRAKVLHASTSEVYGDPDVHPQVEEYWGNVNPLGPRSCYDEGKRIAESLCINYHQAHQVPIRIVRIFNTYGPRMDPNDGRVISNFINQALRGEPLTIYGDGQQTRSFCYVDDLIEGFLKMMDQDETTGPINLGNPIENSMLELAQAVLKSVNSGSELVYEPLPTDDPKQRCPDITKARKFLDWEPGVSLQEGLAKTVEYYRNLMQQESV, from the coding sequence GTGAACTCTGTTTTAGTAACTGGTGGAGCCGGTTTCCTGGGAAGTCATTTATGTGACCGACTGATCGAACAGGGCAGGGAAGTGATCTGCCTCGATAACTTCTTTACAGGCAGCAAAAGAAATATTGCTCATCTGATCGGACATCCCCGGTTTGAATTGATCCGGCATGACATTGTGCATCCGTTTTATCTGGAAGTCAGTGAGATCTACAATCTCGCATGTCCGGCGTCTCCGGTTGCCTATCAATATAATCCCATCAAAACAATCAAGACATCGAGTGTCGGGATGGTGAATGTTCTGGGGCTGGCAAAACGCTGTCGTGCCAAGGTGCTGCACGCATCCACATCCGAAGTTTATGGTGATCCGGATGTGCACCCGCAGGTAGAAGAGTATTGGGGGAATGTGAACCCTCTTGGCCCTCGCAGTTGTTATGATGAAGGCAAGCGGATCGCAGAATCGCTGTGTATTAATTATCATCAGGCACATCAGGTGCCGATTCGCATCGTAAGAATTTTCAATACCTATGGGCCGCGAATGGACCCGAATGATGGTCGTGTAATCTCCAATTTCATTAATCAGGCACTGCGGGGAGAGCCACTCACAATTTATGGTGATGGTCAGCAGACTCGCTCTTTCTGTTATGTTGATGACCTGATTGAAGGTTTTCTGAAAATGATGGACCAGGATGAGACAACCGGACCGATTAACCTGGGGAATCCTATAGAGAACAGTATGTTGGAACTGGCACAGGCTGTATTGAAGTCAGTCAATTCTGGCTCGGAATTAGTTTATGAACCGCTACCGACTGACGATCCAAAACAGCGCTGTCCCGACATTACCAAAGCACGAAAATTTCTAGACTGGGAACCCGGAGTTTCATTACAGGAAGGTTTGGCCAAGACTGTTGAGTACTATCGGAATCTGATGCAACAGGAATCGGTATGA
- a CDS encoding nucleotidyltransferase family protein, which produces MDSINECLINETADIRDTIRAIESGKKGIAVVIDHCRTLQGVVTDGDVRRGLLAGQKLKDSVTAIMNRRPTKADSRSSQTSIRELLEQSGLEALPLVDEQNCVVDIVLLSALRRHSHPGQATGFSSALIMAGGEGRRLLPLTENLPKPLVEVGGMPLIERQVRRIAHAGVNRIYVAVNYLAEMIESHLGDGSRFGVEIQYLREPKKLGTAGSLSLITEKLDGPLLLMNGDVLTSINFQYLLDFHSKHQPLITVAAIDYHVEIPYGVIKTEGSFALCLEEKPSQQFLCNAGIYALSPEAVSLVPHHQPYNMTDLIETGLSQKEGVAVFPVHEYWSDIGTHAELDKARSELKIVRETLGELEESDEFAVHIELNHRKAA; this is translated from the coding sequence ATGGACTCGATCAATGAGTGTCTGATCAACGAAACTGCAGATATCCGAGACACAATCCGCGCCATCGAATCTGGCAAAAAAGGAATCGCAGTGGTGATTGATCACTGCCGTACTTTACAGGGTGTTGTTACCGATGGTGATGTCCGACGTGGTTTGCTGGCAGGTCAGAAACTGAAAGATTCTGTCACAGCGATTATGAATCGCAGACCAACCAAGGCGGATTCGCGATCCTCTCAGACTTCGATTAGAGAGTTGCTGGAACAAAGCGGACTGGAAGCACTTCCACTGGTGGATGAGCAAAATTGTGTTGTTGATATTGTATTGCTGTCAGCATTAAGACGTCATTCACATCCAGGGCAGGCCACCGGGTTCAGTAGTGCCCTGATCATGGCAGGTGGAGAAGGGCGAAGATTATTGCCACTGACTGAGAATCTGCCTAAACCGCTGGTCGAAGTCGGGGGCATGCCTCTGATTGAACGACAGGTTCGCAGAATCGCACATGCTGGCGTCAATCGAATTTATGTCGCAGTAAATTATCTGGCTGAAATGATTGAATCACATCTGGGAGATGGCAGCCGTTTTGGTGTGGAAATACAATATTTACGCGAACCGAAAAAGCTGGGTACAGCTGGATCACTCTCGCTGATCACAGAAAAGCTGGATGGACCATTGCTGTTAATGAATGGAGATGTCTTAACCTCGATCAATTTTCAGTACCTACTGGATTTTCATTCTAAGCATCAGCCTCTGATAACTGTGGCCGCCATTGATTATCATGTAGAGATTCCTTACGGAGTCATTAAAACAGAGGGCTCATTTGCCCTGTGTCTGGAAGAAAAACCTTCACAGCAGTTTTTGTGTAACGCCGGAATTTATGCACTGTCTCCTGAAGCTGTGAGTCTTGTTCCTCACCACCAACCTTACAATATGACCGATCTCATCGAGACAGGACTTTCGCAGAAAGAGGGCGTTGCTGTGTTTCCGGTGCATGAGTACTGGTCTGATATTGGGACTCACGCTGAGTTGGATAAAGCACGTTCTGAGTTAAAGATTGTGAGGGAAACCCTCGGGGAGCTGGAAGAAAGTGATGAATTTGCGGTACACATTGAATTAAACCACCGCAAAGCAGCCTAG
- the neuC gene encoding UDP-N-acetylglucosamine 2-epimerase — MNKTVCLITGSRADYGLLSPLLDELQADSEIHLQLLVTGSHLSPEFGLTYQEIEADGYQIDEKVEVVMSSDSSVGICKSMGLGLISFSEAYSRLNPDLIVVLGDRYEIFSAVSAAHISRIPVAHLHGGEVTEGAFDDALRHAITKMSYLHFTATEDYRRRVIQLGEDPSRVFNVGAIGLDNITRLNLLSREELEVCLDFKFKHRNLLCTFHPVTLESDTAETQMQHLLNVLEQQEDTNIIFTKSNADTSGRVINQMIDDFVQKDRDHYHAYVSLGQLRYLSLMQYVDAVVGNSSSGIIEASSFGVGTVNLGDRQKGRIRSKLVIDCAPDETTIVTAFKTLYSPDFEKLRKTATNPYGDGKSAPRIARILRESPLTQTTQKSFYDLAFDRVMPHGVKIVPAD, encoded by the coding sequence ATGAATAAAACTGTCTGTCTGATAACCGGTTCGCGAGCAGATTATGGTCTGTTGAGTCCTTTGTTGGACGAACTGCAGGCTGATTCAGAAATCCACCTGCAATTGCTGGTGACCGGGTCTCATCTCTCTCCCGAATTTGGGCTGACGTATCAGGAAATCGAAGCAGACGGTTATCAAATCGATGAAAAAGTGGAAGTCGTCATGAGTTCGGATTCCTCCGTCGGAATCTGTAAATCCATGGGGCTGGGATTGATCAGTTTTTCTGAAGCATATTCCCGACTGAATCCCGATCTGATTGTCGTTCTGGGGGACCGTTACGAAATCTTCAGCGCAGTTTCTGCTGCTCATATCAGCCGTATACCGGTGGCGCATCTACACGGTGGCGAAGTGACAGAAGGCGCTTTTGATGATGCATTAAGACACGCGATCACAAAAATGAGTTATCTGCATTTTACCGCGACCGAAGATTACCGCAGGCGTGTGATCCAGTTGGGGGAAGATCCTTCGCGAGTTTTTAACGTAGGAGCGATCGGATTAGATAATATCACTCGGCTCAATCTGCTTAGTCGAGAGGAACTCGAAGTTTGTCTGGATTTTAAATTCAAACACCGTAACCTTTTGTGCACATTTCATCCGGTCACACTGGAATCGGATACCGCAGAAACTCAAATGCAGCACTTATTAAATGTGCTGGAGCAGCAGGAAGACACAAACATCATTTTTACGAAATCAAACGCTGATACGAGTGGAAGAGTCATTAATCAGATGATTGACGATTTTGTACAGAAAGACCGTGATCACTACCATGCTTATGTGAGTTTAGGACAACTGCGATATTTATCACTGATGCAATATGTCGATGCTGTTGTGGGAAACTCTTCAAGTGGAATCATTGAGGCTTCCAGTTTTGGCGTTGGAACTGTGAACCTGGGCGATCGGCAGAAAGGGCGAATTCGGTCAAAGCTGGTAATTGATTGTGCACCGGACGAAACTACTATAGTCACAGCATTTAAAACGTTATATTCTCCCGACTTTGAAAAACTTCGAAAGACAGCCACCAACCCTTACGGAGATGGCAAGTCAGCACCGCGAATCGCCAGAATACTCAGGGAAAGTCCTCTGACACAGACGACACAAAAATCGTTTTATGATCTGGCGTTTGATCGCGTAATGCCACACGGCGTTAAAATTGTACCTGCAGACTAA
- the arsS gene encoding arsenosugar biosynthesis radical SAM (seleno)protein ArsS (Some members of this family are selenoproteins.) — protein sequence MPPLTLLRQHSKLADPREQLRILNEHSQQPTFEKQLQQHQLPNLQATRIDTLQVNLGKLCNMTCEHCHVDAGPDRREIMTAETVKECLQALQHPGFEILDLTGGAPEMNPQFREMVIAARQLGKRVIDRCNLTILLAPGFQDLSKFLAEHQVEIVASLPCYLQENTDAQRGNGAFQKSIDALQLLNSFGYGTSDSGLKLTLVYNPVGFSLPPDQSELEAAYQRELKTRFDIQFTNLITITNMPISRFLSELIQQGQFEEYMERLVSAFNPGTVSGLMCRSILSVDWEGYLYDCDFNQMLNIPIAVSEQRHIRNFNYDDLVNRNINSSQHCYGCTAGAGSSCGGAIQNP from the coding sequence ATGCCCCCTCTCACCCTGCTTAGACAACATAGCAAACTAGCGGACCCGCGTGAACAACTGCGGATTCTAAATGAACATTCACAACAGCCGACGTTTGAAAAACAGTTACAGCAGCATCAACTCCCCAACCTGCAGGCGACAAGGATTGATACCTTGCAGGTCAACCTGGGAAAACTCTGCAACATGACGTGTGAGCATTGTCATGTCGATGCGGGTCCTGACCGCAGGGAAATCATGACAGCTGAAACGGTAAAGGAGTGTCTGCAGGCCTTGCAACATCCGGGATTTGAAATACTCGATTTAACCGGTGGTGCGCCGGAAATGAATCCACAGTTTCGAGAGATGGTGATCGCCGCCCGCCAGCTGGGTAAACGCGTAATCGATCGGTGCAATCTGACGATATTACTCGCCCCCGGTTTTCAAGATCTATCAAAATTTCTGGCAGAGCATCAGGTCGAAATCGTGGCCTCTCTGCCCTGTTACCTGCAGGAAAATACGGATGCACAACGGGGCAATGGTGCTTTTCAAAAATCGATTGACGCGCTGCAGCTTTTGAATTCATTCGGCTATGGAACTTCTGACTCAGGATTGAAGTTAACACTGGTTTATAATCCGGTCGGTTTTTCACTACCGCCTGATCAATCGGAACTGGAAGCCGCCTACCAACGCGAGTTGAAAACACGATTCGATATTCAGTTTACAAACCTGATCACCATCACCAATATGCCGATCAGCCGGTTTCTGAGTGAGCTGATCCAGCAAGGACAGTTTGAAGAATACATGGAGCGTCTCGTGAGCGCTTTTAACCCGGGTACTGTGTCCGGGCTGATGTGCCGCTCGATTCTCTCAGTCGACTGGGAAGGATATCTCTACGACTGTGATTTTAACCAGATGCTGAATATACCGATCGCAGTGTCTGAGCAAAGACACATCCGTAATTTTAATTACGATGATCTCGTCAACAGAAACATCAATTCCAGCCAGCATTGCTATGGCTGTACGGCAGGGGCTGGATCAAGTTGTGGCGGAGCCATTCAAAACCCGTGA
- a CDS encoding NAD-dependent epimerase/dehydratase family protein, translating to MNHILVTGAAGFIGFHVSARMLSQGHRVTGVDNLNSHYDVSLKLDRLAELQQYPTFQFHEADITDVECLSQLFNESSFQKVVHLAAEVGVRNSLLRPLEYIQSNVLGFVNLLEQCRLKEMEHVVYASSSSVYGANRKIPYSTHDAVDHPVSLYAATKRSDELIAHSYSHLYDLPTTGLRFFTVYGPWGRPDMAVYLFTKAILEGTPIKVFNHGNLKRDFTYVDDIVTGVLGVLEQTPVRTEPVGKATADELTQETVAPYRLYNIGNHQPVGIARLIDVIEQRVGKPAIRENYPMQPGDVLETYADISELQQATGFAPSTSIEQGIDRFVDWYLEYHSRGK from the coding sequence ATGAACCATATTCTGGTGACGGGAGCAGCTGGTTTCATCGGATTTCATGTTTCTGCTCGCATGCTTTCACAAGGGCATCGGGTGACGGGGGTTGATAATCTTAACAGCCATTATGACGTCAGTTTGAAACTCGATCGGCTGGCAGAATTACAGCAATACCCGACGTTTCAGTTTCATGAAGCGGATATCACAGACGTGGAATGCCTTTCGCAGCTGTTTAATGAGAGTTCTTTTCAGAAGGTGGTCCATCTGGCAGCCGAAGTCGGAGTAAGGAATTCCCTGCTCAGACCGCTCGAATATATTCAGAGTAACGTGTTGGGCTTTGTGAATCTGCTGGAGCAATGCCGACTGAAAGAGATGGAACATGTTGTCTATGCTTCATCCAGTTCTGTGTATGGCGCGAATCGAAAGATTCCTTATTCTACACATGATGCCGTTGATCACCCTGTCAGTCTGTATGCTGCGACCAAACGGTCTGATGAACTGATTGCTCATAGTTATAGCCATTTATACGATCTACCTACCACTGGATTGCGATTTTTTACAGTCTATGGTCCCTGGGGTCGGCCTGACATGGCTGTCTATCTCTTTACTAAAGCCATATTGGAAGGGACACCCATTAAGGTATTCAATCATGGAAATCTTAAACGGGATTTTACCTACGTTGATGATATCGTAACCGGAGTGCTGGGAGTTCTGGAACAGACGCCCGTTCGAACAGAGCCTGTTGGGAAAGCAACTGCCGACGAGTTGACTCAAGAGACGGTTGCCCCCTATCGATTGTATAACATCGGTAATCATCAGCCTGTAGGAATCGCCCGATTGATCGATGTGATAGAACAGCGAGTCGGCAAACCTGCGATTCGTGAAAATTACCCGATGCAACCAGGGGATGTTCTGGAAACGTATGCAGATATTTCAGAGTTGCAGCAGGCAACAGGATTTGCTCCCTCTACATCGATTGAACAGGGGATTGATCGATTTGTCGACTGGTATCTGGAATATCATTCCAGAGGAAAATAA
- the murJ gene encoding murein biosynthesis integral membrane protein MurJ, with protein sequence MSAILVALAMLLGRMTGLLRILGLATVLGVTYANDLAILVISVPDILNAMLVGGALGVVLIPEMHRRNEEVSEQSASQLIVQTFFAIAVVTGVLAFLLVMGGTWFTQLLASGFTPAQINEAGKLISIVLIAFPVSAVTAVTSAVLQGHHKPVIPAYGNLFFNLVLIVVIFLWVTPGQIEILAWAVVVASLFRLLTQLICCYFVSDFKGAFKSFFRLSSLNRQLMVKYFQALTAIGLVVTFPVVSRSFASMYEGGISLFEYAQKLVELPRGLIGAVISMVIFPRLSRIFATGDLTTGARMVSQIAGLILLISIPAGIAIYVSAEPVVSLLFQRGQFSALDVANTAKLLQISILSMPALFLSILTMNVFYARHETIIPFKISCVSLACLILLSLGLREFLGISGIMLAFVLASWLHFLGLAVSLHVKLKVSIIQGIDLKHYSALVFLTFSGISISTMIVNIVSDHVHLFICSVGLGGLCFGAVLLILKNHLPRFNGKLSL encoded by the coding sequence GTGTCGGCGATATTAGTTGCTCTGGCGATGCTGCTGGGGCGAATGACAGGCCTGTTGCGCATTTTAGGACTTGCAACGGTACTCGGTGTTACCTATGCGAACGATCTTGCCATACTCGTCATTTCCGTCCCGGATATACTGAATGCCATGCTGGTGGGGGGCGCTTTAGGTGTGGTGTTGATACCAGAAATGCATCGTCGCAATGAAGAAGTTTCAGAACAGTCTGCCAGTCAGCTGATCGTGCAGACTTTTTTTGCGATCGCTGTCGTGACTGGTGTTCTGGCTTTCCTGCTGGTTATGGGAGGGACATGGTTTACGCAACTACTCGCTTCCGGGTTCACACCTGCTCAGATAAACGAGGCCGGCAAACTGATTTCAATTGTATTGATTGCGTTTCCTGTCAGCGCTGTGACAGCGGTCACTTCTGCCGTTCTACAGGGGCATCACAAACCAGTGATTCCCGCATATGGAAATTTATTTTTTAATCTGGTCCTGATCGTGGTGATTTTTCTCTGGGTGACACCAGGACAAATTGAGATTCTCGCCTGGGCAGTGGTGGTGGCAAGTTTATTTCGATTACTGACTCAACTCATCTGCTGTTATTTTGTAAGTGACTTTAAAGGGGCTTTTAAATCCTTTTTTCGCTTGAGTTCCTTGAACCGGCAACTGATGGTAAAATACTTCCAGGCACTCACCGCCATTGGTCTGGTAGTTACTTTTCCAGTTGTGTCACGATCATTTGCTTCGATGTATGAAGGGGGAATCAGTCTGTTTGAATATGCCCAAAAACTGGTGGAGCTGCCACGAGGATTAATAGGGGCTGTGATCTCAATGGTGATTTTTCCCAGGCTCAGTCGAATATTTGCGACAGGGGATCTGACTACGGGGGCGAGAATGGTCAGTCAGATAGCTGGATTGATCTTATTAATTTCTATTCCTGCAGGCATTGCCATTTATGTAAGTGCTGAACCGGTAGTCTCGCTGTTGTTTCAACGTGGCCAGTTTTCAGCACTGGATGTTGCAAATACCGCGAAATTGCTGCAGATTTCTATCTTGTCGATGCCAGCCTTGTTTTTATCTATTTTGACAATGAATGTGTTTTATGCCAGACATGAAACGATCATTCCTTTTAAAATCAGTTGTGTCTCTCTAGCCTGTCTCATTCTGCTTTCGCTGGGACTGCGAGAGTTTCTCGGAATATCCGGGATCATGCTGGCGTTTGTTTTGGCCAGCTGGCTACATTTTCTGGGTCTGGCTGTTTCATTGCATGTAAAATTAAAGGTATCCATAATTCAGGGTATTGATTTGAAACATTACTCAGCCCTGGTCTTTCTGACATTCTCAGGGATCTCGATTTCCACTATGATAGTCAATATCGTGTCGGATCATGTCCACTTGTTTATATGTTCTGTGGGACTGGGGGGGCTTTGTTTTGGGGCTGTTTTATTGATCCTGAAGAATCACTTGCCGCGTTTCAACGGGAAGCTGTCTTTATAA
- a CDS encoding SDR family NAD(P)-dependent oxidoreductase, with amino-acid sequence MTESLTGQQVLVTGADGFIGSHLVEQLVASGARVRALVYYNSWNQIGWLNDISTEVLQSIEVIQGDIRDAERVNGAVTGCEYVFHLSSLIAIPYSYVAARSYVDTNITGALNVLQSCRSSDSLTRLVHVSTSEVYGSAQRVPIDEDHPLVGQSPYSASKIGADKMAESFYLSFELPVVTARPFNTYGPRQTARAVIPTIASQLLSGCSELKLGALTPTRDFNFATDTAAGMIALALCKQAEGEVVNIGSGREWSIEETAKILMEVTGREVPILCDEDRIRPEKSEVNRLLADNTKIQKLTDWKSQVSFQSGLAATSDWIRQNLRYFNVERYTI; translated from the coding sequence ATGACAGAGTCATTAACAGGTCAGCAGGTTCTGGTCACAGGGGCCGATGGTTTCATCGGGAGCCATCTGGTCGAACAGCTTGTCGCATCCGGGGCCCGTGTGCGTGCGCTGGTCTATTACAATTCCTGGAACCAGATTGGCTGGTTGAACGATATTTCTACTGAGGTTCTGCAGTCCATTGAAGTCATTCAGGGGGATATTCGGGATGCAGAACGGGTTAACGGAGCTGTCACAGGCTGCGAGTATGTCTTTCATTTATCGAGTCTGATTGCCATCCCCTATAGCTACGTAGCTGCCCGCTCGTATGTGGATACCAATATCACAGGGGCATTAAATGTTTTACAGTCATGTCGCAGTTCAGACAGTCTCACCAGATTAGTACATGTTTCTACTTCGGAAGTATATGGTTCTGCGCAGCGAGTCCCCATTGATGAAGATCATCCCCTGGTCGGGCAGTCTCCTTATTCCGCCAGTAAAATTGGCGCAGATAAGATGGCAGAAAGTTTTTATCTATCGTTTGAACTGCCTGTTGTAACGGCTCGGCCGTTTAATACCTATGGGCCGCGGCAGACGGCACGAGCTGTGATTCCGACGATTGCCAGTCAGTTGCTCTCAGGCTGCTCTGAATTAAAACTGGGAGCGTTAACACCGACACGCGATTTTAATTTTGCTACCGACACGGCGGCGGGAATGATTGCTCTTGCACTTTGTAAGCAGGCCGAAGGTGAAGTTGTTAATATTGGGAGCGGCAGGGAATGGTCCATTGAAGAAACTGCGAAAATTCTGATGGAAGTTACGGGACGTGAGGTGCCCATCCTGTGTGATGAGGATCGGATTCGTCCCGAAAAAAGTGAAGTGAATCGGCTCCTGGCCGATAATACGAAAATTCAGAAACTGACCGACTGGAAAAGTCAGGTATCTTTTCAGTCAGGGCTCGCAGCCACTTCCGACTGGATCAGACAGAATCTCCGGTATTTCAACGTAGAACGCTACACCATCTGA
- a CDS encoding aldolase/citrate lyase family protein, translating to MKYLFITDCPEIAKYVDRCGVHCIFIDLELLGKVERQGGRDTVISHHKVENISRVKNVVQNAEVLVRLNPLNPQTSVEIESALDQGADALMLPMFRSLEEIEWFCDRVNSRARVVPLVETIGAMNQLDQIVQLPGVSRIHIGLNDLHLDMELNFMFELMSNGIVDKMAEICRRAEIPFGIGGISTMDQGLVSGRLVLSAHARLGSEWVILSRSFHQLATSLSELQSKINLPLELQKVDEAYSELMKRTDFEIEQDKQLLSQAVDEVASNEMAERNAS from the coding sequence ATGAAGTATTTATTTATCACTGATTGCCCTGAGATTGCAAAATACGTCGATCGCTGCGGCGTCCATTGTATCTTCATTGATCTCGAGTTGTTGGGAAAAGTCGAGCGTCAGGGAGGCAGGGATACAGTGATTTCACACCATAAAGTAGAAAATATTTCGCGTGTCAAGAATGTGGTCCAGAATGCTGAAGTTCTGGTTCGCTTGAATCCTCTGAATCCTCAAACATCGGTTGAGATTGAAAGTGCACTGGATCAGGGGGCGGATGCGCTGATGCTGCCGATGTTCCGTTCGCTTGAAGAAATAGAATGGTTCTGCGATCGAGTCAATTCACGGGCCAGAGTGGTGCCATTGGTGGAAACGATCGGAGCAATGAATCAACTCGATCAAATCGTACAACTCCCTGGTGTCTCACGGATCCATATTGGTTTAAATGATTTACATCTCGACATGGAGCTGAATTTCATGTTTGAGCTGATGTCAAATGGAATTGTGGATAAAATGGCTGAAATTTGCAGACGTGCCGAAATCCCCTTCGGCATTGGGGGGATCTCTACAATGGATCAGGGGCTGGTTTCAGGGCGGCTGGTATTGAGTGCGCATGCACGGCTGGGATCTGAGTGGGTGATTCTCTCTCGCTCTTTTCATCAGCTTGCGACAAGCCTGTCAGAATTGCAGTCAAAAATCAACCTGCCGCTGGAACTTCAGAAAGTTGATGAAGCCTACTCTGAACTAATGAAGCGGACCGATTTCGAGATTGAACAGGATAAGCAACTGCTTTCACAGGCAGTGGACGAAGTTGCCTCAAATGAAATGGCGGAACGTAACGCCTCGTAA
- a CDS encoding purine-nucleoside phosphorylase, which produces MQGLVEKINDAVEYLKPRIQEPPQVGLILGTGLGGFTQQISQQNSIAYETIPHFPRSTVESHAGQLVSGILNGTPIVAMEGRFHFYEGYSMKEVTFPVRVMKALGVETLIITNASGGMNPHYQLADIMIIEDQINLMGDNPLRGINDDRLGVRFPDMCAPYDRSLIRLAEQKALELQIRTQTGVFVAVAGPNLETRAEYRMLRQMGADCVGMSTVPECIVANHASLKVLGLSVVTDLCLPDALEPVEISKILKVAADGGQKLAQLIPQIIAEL; this is translated from the coding sequence ATGCAGGGACTGGTCGAAAAAATAAATGATGCTGTCGAATATCTGAAACCTCGGATTCAGGAGCCCCCTCAGGTCGGTTTAATTCTGGGTACCGGTCTGGGTGGCTTCACTCAACAGATCAGCCAGCAGAATTCAATAGCATATGAAACGATTCCTCACTTTCCCCGCTCGACGGTAGAATCACATGCGGGTCAGTTGGTATCTGGAATCTTAAATGGAACCCCGATTGTCGCGATGGAAGGCCGATTTCATTTTTATGAAGGCTACTCCATGAAAGAGGTCACTTTTCCCGTTCGAGTAATGAAAGCCCTGGGGGTCGAAACCTTGATCATCACCAATGCCTCGGGTGGGATGAATCCTCACTATCAGCTGGCAGATATTATGATCATTGAAGATCAGATTAATTTAATGGGTGACAATCCATTACGTGGTATCAATGATGATCGACTCGGCGTCCGTTTCCCGGATATGTGCGCCCCCTACGACCGCAGCTTAATCAGGCTGGCTGAACAGAAGGCGCTGGAACTACAGATACGTACTCAGACAGGGGTATTTGTCGCCGTTGCTGGACCAAACCTGGAAACACGTGCGGAATATCGTATGCTGCGTCAGATGGGTGCAGACTGCGTGGGCATGTCGACGGTCCCTGAATGCATTGTCGCCAATCATGCGTCCCTGAAAGTATTGGGGCTCTCGGTGGTGACTGATCTCTGTCTGCCCGATGCCCTGGAACCAGTTGAGATCAGTAAAATCTTAAAAGTGGCAGCAGATGGTGGCCAGAAACTGGCTCAATTGATACCGCAAATCATTGCGGAATTGTAA
- the neuB gene encoding N-acetylneuraminate synthase: MSVFVIAEAGVNHNGSVETAKKMIDAAVEAGADAIKFQTFKTEKLVCKSAPQAEYQLKNNMGNGEEDSQFTLLKKLEINRETHLELFDYCRAAGIVFISTPFDLDSIDLLKGLGLERIKVPSGEITNYPYLKKVGETFHRVILSTGMADLGEIEDALDILIAAGVERDNITVLHCNTEYPTPIQDVNLKAMQTIRDALGVKVGYSDHTLGIEVSIAATALGACVIEKHFTLDKNMEGPDHAASLEPDELLMLVRGIRNTERSLGSPLKKPSLSEAKNKPVVRKSIVAAEPIKKGEPFTERNLCVKRPGTGISPMLWDQMQNQIARRDYQEDEIIEL; encoded by the coding sequence ATGAGTGTATTTGTCATCGCAGAAGCAGGTGTGAATCATAACGGGAGTGTGGAAACAGCTAAAAAAATGATCGACGCGGCCGTGGAAGCCGGGGCGGATGCGATTAAATTCCAGACATTCAAAACGGAAAAACTGGTCTGTAAGTCTGCGCCTCAAGCAGAATATCAGCTGAAAAACAATATGGGAAACGGAGAAGAAGATTCCCAGTTCACGCTACTGAAGAAACTCGAAATAAATCGGGAAACGCATCTGGAGTTATTCGATTATTGTCGGGCTGCAGGAATTGTGTTTATTTCCACTCCCTTTGATCTGGATAGCATTGACCTGTTGAAAGGTCTCGGCCTGGAAAGAATCAAAGTTCCCTCTGGTGAAATTACCAATTATCCCTACCTGAAAAAAGTGGGAGAGACATTTCATAGAGTGATCCTTTCTACGGGGATGGCAGACCTGGGCGAGATCGAAGATGCACTGGATATCCTGATCGCCGCTGGGGTCGAACGCGACAACATCACAGTCCTGCATTGTAATACAGAATATCCCACGCCGATTCAGGATGTGAATCTCAAAGCGATGCAAACCATCCGAGATGCTCTGGGAGTTAAAGTCGGTTATTCCGATCATACACTGGGGATTGAAGTTTCTATCGCCGCCACTGCTTTGGGAGCATGTGTCATAGAGAAGCATTTTACGCTCGATAAAAATATGGAAGGCCCTGATCATGCTGCCTCCCTGGAGCCTGATGAGCTTCTGATGCTCGTGCGTGGTATTCGTAATACAGAAAGGTCACTGGGCAGCCCGCTTAAGAAACCCTCACTTTCGGAAGCAAAGAACAAGCCGGTGGTCCGCAAAAGTATTGTTGCTGCAGAACCTATCAAAAAAGGTGAGCCTTTTACTGAGAGAAATCTCTGCGTGAAACGCCCGGGAACAGGCATCAGTCCCATGCTCTGGGATCAGATGCAGAATCAGATTGCCCGGCGTGATTATCAGGAAGACGAAATCATTGAATTATGA